The segment CACCGGCATCCTGGGCTGAACGGATTTCCTCGGGTGCGTCACAGGAGACTCCTAAGATCGGATAAGATCCAGTCAATTGTCGCACGGTTTTGGCAGGAAGGTCTTCCTGTCCCACATGAAAGCCGTCGGAATCAAGGGCCATCCCCAAATCCACCCGATCATTGACGATAAACGGAATGTCATGTTCCCGGCAGATTTGCCGCAACTTTTTTCCCAAGGTGTAGGCCTCGCCCAGATGCAGGGAAGAGTGCTTTTCACGAAATTGGAACAATGTAATTCCACCGGCTATGGCTTCTTTTAATACCCAAACCGGATCTCTTTCCCGGCAATCCTGGCTGCCCATGACAAGATAGAGACGGAGAAGGGAAGGGTGAAAGGGCATGATGATATCCAACTCCTAACGATTTGTTCGGTGAACGGAAAGAATTTATGAAAGGGAATTAATCTTTTGAATAGCGGTTATAGGCCCAGTGATTGGTGGGGCCATGTCCCTTTCCGATATTCAGAGAATGGGAAATAGCTTTGGTGATAAATTGTTTAGCTGTTTCCACCGCTTTGTACATGGATTCCCCTTTGGCCAAGGAAGCTGCGAGGGCGGCGGAAAAGGTG is part of the Kroppenstedtia pulmonis genome and harbors:
- the thiE gene encoding thiamine phosphate synthase: MPFHPSLLRLYLVMGSQDCRERDPVWVLKEAIAGGITLFQFREKHSSLHLGEAYTLGKKLRQICREHDIPFIVNDRVDLGMALDSDGFHVGQEDLPAKTVRQLTGSYPILGVSCDAPEEIRSAQDAGAHYVGTGAMYATKSKSDAGEPVGPQAIENLVQQPGCPPIVGIGGIRSDRVDPVIQAGAEGVAVISAISAADDPRSAAGELREAVEKSLSCRRSPLV